Proteins found in one Neurospora crassa OR74A linkage group II, whole genome shotgun sequence genomic segment:
- the fl gene encoding fluffy, with amino-acid sequence MPRQHLTPNACLVCRKKRTKCDGQMPCRRCRSRGEECAYEDKKWRTKDHLRSEIERLRNEQRQGHAVIRALINDEQDWESFLSRIRGDESPEAIADWIRSIRNLFEPLQAASSQSMGGLGAPPTLLSPSQATASESSQLHRAASFAGIGSYNFGQGRVPFDQSTPRSSFSSDLSPTTPFSFREQADFIHAPQPMYPSSRRFSSSSLPSLPLRHSSQPLVPGIFNEPLPHTWTSITSDTQLVQRLLSRFFSAPCSLLCFIPQSSFMKAFREGDSRYCSEALVNAILGKACKSYGTASNIVSRMAFGDAFIGEAKRLLATEPNHTNLPSTQALAVLALAEISEGKDDEAWDLAWASVRAAITREQSFHVDQEFATARAVSYCGGFTLIHMLRLLTGRLDLNTSPFFMRLYQGSEETPEDEPQNRIERGFALHMQFLAELEHCPPLPRFVFEITTAVHTFASYNFSNAATAEELEDAYGKCLDAYKRFEETFCLDMDTTPDLLFAQIWYHYCLLALLRPFVKSTASLRDSAMTTPRLRNDANPSDICQRSSEAIIFLTSTYQTRFSLGNPPELLPHMLFAAVLYQVTLTPDPEHLSTIANDIKPELSESPVMMPSQAAFGAHGNSNLVPPPPMPFNNHGSYFPQPLSPVLKLEVRQAAPRRESSISLSSTFDSCGNRRPSDSFTSSTLTSHDASERESSTSDTQSDFLPFFTSEPADLVTIGSLQLASMQHHGAVEATRLLRSLSTVKDLVGSTLDLETLAEALPFPMGDLNTAVLYTGLGLQRAPVEPMQVTGP; translated from the exons ATGCCAAGACAACACCTAACACCGAACGCGTGCCTAGTATGCCGCAAGAAAAGGACAAAG TGTGATGGCCAGATGCCATGCCGCAGGTGCAGGTCTCGTGGAGAGGAATGCGCATACGAGGACAAGAAATGGCGTACCAAGGACCATCTCAGGTCCGAAATTGAAAGACTTCGAAACGAGCAACGGCAGGGACATGCGGTGATTCGGGCTCTCATCAACGACGAGCAGGACTGGGAGTCGTTCCTATCACGGATCCGGGGCGATGAATCACCAGAGGCTATTGCCGACTGGATACGCTCGATACGGAACCTTTTTGAGCCGCTCCAGGCGGCGTCATCACAGAGCATGGGAGGCTTGGGTGCACCACCAACATTGCTGTCACCGTCTCAAGCCACCGCTTCCGAGTCATCACAACTGCACAGAGCCGCTAGCTTCGCTGGCATTGGCAGCTACAACTTTGGTCAGGGCCGGGTCCCATTTGACCAGTCCACTCCTCGGAGCAGCTTCTCCTCGGATCTCTCCCCTACCACCCCCTTCTCGTTCAGGGAACAAGCAGATTTCATTCACGCCCCTCAGCCCATGTATCCGTCCTCTAGAAGGTTTTCTAGCTCATCCCTTCCATCCCTTCCTCTGCGACATTCTTCGCAACCTCTTGTGCCTGGTATCTTCAACGAGCCCTTGCCTCATACTTGGACCAGTATAACATCAGACACCCAGCTCGTCCAGAGACTTCTATCCAGATTCTTCTCGGCTCCATGCTCTTTACTATGCTTCATCCCGCAATCTTCTTTCATGAAGGCGTTTCGTGAGGGCGATTCCCGCTACTGTTCCGAGGCCCTGGTGAACGCCATTTTGGGAAAGGCCTGCAAATCTTACGGTACGGCCTCAAATATTGTGTCCAGAATGGCATTTGGAGATGCATTCATTGGCGAAGCAAAGAGGCTGCTAGCAACCGAACCGAACCACACGAACCTTCCGAGCACCCAAGCTTTGgctgtccttgcccttgctgaGATCtctgaaggaaaagacgatGAAGCCTGGGACTTGGCATGGGCATCCGTGAGGGCAGCGATAACTCGTGAACAGAGCTTTCATGTGGATCAAGAATTCGCAACAGCCAGGGCAGTGTCTTATTGCGGTGGTTTCACGTTGATTCA CATGCTACGCCTTCTTACCGGTCGTCTCGACCTGAACACTAGTCCCTTTTTCATGAGGCTATATCAGGGTTCTGAAGAGACTCCTGAAGATGAGCCACAAAATCGCATTGAACGAG GATTCGCGCTGCATATGCAGTTCCTAGCTGAACTAGAACACTGCCCGCCGCTTCCTCGGTTTGTGTTTGAAATCACAACCGCTGTGCACACTTTTGCGTCGTACAATTTCTCCAACGCCGCAACTGCCGAAGAGCTTGAAGACGCTTATGGAAAGTGTCTGGATGCCTACAAGCGTTTTGAAGAAACATTTTGCCTTGATATGGATACCACGCCGGACTTGTTGTTTGCACA GATCTGGTATCACTATTGCCTGCTCGCTCTTCTACGCCCCTTCGTAAAGAGCACCGCAAGCTTGAGAGACAGTGCAATGACAACCCCCAGACTACGAAACGATGCCAACCCTTCCGATATTTGCCAACGATCATCTGAGGCCATCATCTTTCTCACGAGTACTTACCAAACTCGCTTCTCGTTGGGCAACCCGCCTGAGCTGCTCCCCCATATGCTCTTTGCGGCCGTTCTCTATCAGGTGACGCTCACGCCCGACCCCGAGCACTTGAGCACCATTGCCAACGACATTAAACCGGAGCTTTCCGAATCCCCTGTGATGATGCCGTCTCAGGCTGCCTTTGGTGCTCATGGGAACTCCAATTTggttccgccgccgccgatgccgTTCAACAACCATGGTTCTTATTTCCCGCAACCTCTTTCTCCCGTGTTGAAGTTGGAAGTCAGACAGGCAGCACCCCGTCGCGAGTCCAGCATCTCGTTGTCATCTACCTTTGACAGCTGTGGCAATCGCCGACCCAGCGACAGTTTCACATCCAGCACACTGACTTCTCATGATGCTTCGGAGAGAGAGTCCTCCACGTCAGACACTCAGTCCGATTTCCTCCCGTTTTTCACCTCGGAGCCTGCTGACCTTGTCACCATCGGTTCACTGCAACTAGCATCCATGCAACATCACGGTGCCGTCGAAGCGACTCGCTTATTGCGTAGTTTGAGCACCGTGAAGGATCTAGTGGGATCCACTCTTGACCTGGAAACTTTGGCCGAGGCATTGCCCTTCCCCATGGGTGATCTCAACACAGCCGTACTCTATACGGGCCTTGGTCTGCAGAGGGCGCCTGTTGAGCCAATGCAGGTCACTGGGCCGTAA
- the mus-23 gene encoding mus-23, whose translation MPRSEADTIRILVSTDNHVGYAERHPVRKDDSWRTFDEIMQIAKKQDVDMVLLGGDLFHENKPSRKSMYQVMRSLRKHCLGMKPCELEFLSDAAEVFEGAFPFVNYEDPDINVAIPVFSIHGNHDDPSGDGHYCSLDLLQAAGLVNYFGRVPEADNIHVKPILLQKGRTKMALYGLSNVRDERMHRTFRDNKVRFYRPNQQKNDWFNLLALHQNHYAHTRTSYVAENMLPDFMDLVIWGHEHECLIDPVRNPETGFHVMQPGSSVATSLVPGEAVPKHVAILNITGRKFEVDKIPLKTVRPFVTREIVLASDKRFKGLDKQNNRHEITKRLMVIVNEMIEEANAEWRAVHAEDDDMDEDMEPPLPLVRLKVDYTAPDGARYEVENPHRFSNRFTGKVANHNDVVRFHCNTKGKKNVATAPGVREDIAEILESADTIKVDNLVQEFFAQQSLKILPQAPFSDAVNQFVSKDDKHAVEMFVIESLSTQVKELLQLDDDKIVDLDAHIQDFRQVMEKSFDAGQHKQAQRTKRFKRKPDGWDSDLDGHWINQPQALEDIPAEVEPKGNDRPTKRVPTSGVTFSDEDEDMDMDNQPVPIRAAPKRGAAAKTTAAAKKAAPGKKAAPAKKAAPAKKAAPAKKAPARGRKKKTPFVDSDEEEEEDYPEDDDEEEEEEDEEEEDVIMEDDEEDPPAPPPKPKATSRVASTRASARATPVRATPARATQARAAPAKATQTRTTRAAAGMKQTTLNFSQSQRAKGSQQQTIEISDDEISDDDDAFESMPASRSRRR comes from the exons ATGCCGAGATCAG AGGCGGACACGATCCGCATCCTCGTCTCAACCGATAACCATGTCGGTTACGCAGAGCGCCACCCCGTCCGCAAGGATGACAGTTGGCGCACCTTTGACGAGATTATGCAAATAGCAAAGAAGCAGGACGTCGACATGGTCCTGCTGGGTGGTGATCTCTTCCATGAAAACAAACCCTCGCGCAAATCCATGTACCAGGTCATGCGCTCTCTTCGCAAACACTGCCTCGGCATGAAGCCATGCGAACTCGAGTTTCTCAGTGACGCTGCCGAAGTCTTTGAAGGAGCCTTTCCCTTTGTCAACTACGAGGATCCCGACATCAACGTCGCTATTCCCGTCTTCTCTATCCACGGCAACCACGACGACCCAAGCGGCGATGGCCACTACTGCTCCCTTGACCTACTCCAAGCCGCCGGTCTCGTCAACTATTTTGGTCGTGTACCCGAGGCAGACAATATACATGTCAAGCCCATCTTGTTGCAGAAGGGCAGGACGAAAATGGCTTTGTACGGATTGAGCAACGTTCGTGATGAGCGTATGCACAGGACTTTTAGAGACAACAAAGTAAGGTTCTACCGCCCGAACCAGCAGAAAAACGACTGGTTCAATCTTTTGGCTCTTCACCAGAACCACTATGCACACACCCGTACCAGCTATGTCGCCGAGAATATGCTTCCCGATTTCATGGACTTGGTCATCTGGGGCCATGAACACGAGTGTCTTATCGATCCCGTACGAAATCCAGAGACCGGATTCCACGTCATGCAACCGGGGTCCTCAGTGGCCACATCACTAGTTCCAGGCGAAGCAGTCCCAAAGCATGTCGCCATTCTCAACATCACCGGCAGAAAGTTCGAAGTCGACAAGATCCCCCTCAAGACAGTCCGCCCTTTTGTCACAAGGGAGATTGTTCTAGCCTCAGATAAGCGCTTCAAGGGCCTGGACAAACAGAACAACCGTCATGAGATTACCAAGCGACTGATGGTGATTGTTAATGAAATGATTGAAGAAGCCAATGCGGAGTGGCGCGCTGTTCACGCagaggacgacgacatggACGAGGATATGGAGCCACCTTTGCCGCTTGTACGCCTAAAGGTCGATTACACAGCACCGGATGGGGCCAGGTACGAAGTCGAGAACCCGCATCGATTCTCCAATAGATTTACGGGAAAAGTTGCCAACCATAATGATGTTGTCCGCTTTCACTGCAATaccaaaggaaaaa AGAACGTTGCAACTGCGCCAGGCGTGCGTGAGGACATCGCTGAGATACTTGAGTCAGCCGATACCATCAAGGTCGACAACTTGGTTCAAGAGTTCTTTGCCCAACAGTCCCTCAAGATCTTGCCGCAAGCACCATTCAGCGATGCGGTCAACCAGTTCGTTAGCAAGGACGATAAGCACGCTGTCGAAATGTTCGTCATCGAGTCACTCTCCACCCAAGTGAAGGAGCTCCTTCAGCTCGACGATGACAAGATTGTCGATCTTGACGCGCATATTCAAGATTTTAGACAGGTTATGGAGAAGAGCTTCGACGCTGGTCAGCACAAGCAAGCCCAGCGCACAAAACGATTCAAGCGGAAGCCTGACGGCTGGGATTCCGATTTGGACGGCCACTGGATCAATCAGCCACAAGCGCTCGAAGACATTCCAGCCGAAGTCGAACCGAAAGGAAACGATAGACCGACCAAGAGAGTGCCTACGTCTGGCGTCACTTTCAgcgacgaagatgaggatatgGACATGGACAACCAACCCGTTCCGATTAGAGCGGCGCCAAAACGGGGAGCAGCGGCCAaaaccacagcagcagccaagaaAGCAGCACCTGGCAAGAAGGCCGCACCGGCAAAAAAGGCTGCACCAGCGAAGAAGGCTGCACCAGCCAAGAAGGCACCTGCAAGGGGACGCAAGAAGAAAACCCCGTTTGTAGATagcgatgaagaagaggaagaggactaCCCagaggatgacgacgaagaggaggaggaggaggatgaggaggaggaagacgtgatcatggaggatgacgaagaagacccGCCAGCGCCACCACCGAAGCCCAAGGCCACATCAAGGGTCGCATCTACCCGTGCCTCTGCTCGTGCTACTCCTGTTCGAGCCACACCAGCTCGAGCCACACAGGCTCGGGCTGCGCCTGCGAAGGCCACCCAAACCCGGACTACTCGCGCGGCGGCTGGGATGAAGCAGACAACACTTAACTTTTCACAGTCTCAGAGGGCAAAGGGCTCACAGCAGCAGACGATTGAGATCAGTGATGATGAGATCTcagatgacgatgatgcaTTTGAGTCGATGCCCGCAAGTCGCAGTCGTCGAAGGTGA
- a CDS encoding transcription initiation factor TFIID 23-30kDa subunit produces the protein MSTIPPPQGNGLPSQPPAGATAPAAAAAPAAADAATMEDQAAADGATTTAAAGGDATANTTTTTTAPAAANDDQRPNMDIPSLPEPKLPTRKDVSLKELLSKMDEYAPIIPDAVTSYYMTRAGLPPPPQTDQRLARLLALATQKFIADIAADAYQYSRIRASNTNANNPMGSLGAAAGFPIPGQPTNQAAGAKDQGRGGPLGIQRPGYGGGGQGGSQNRTVLTMEDLGMAAGEFGVNVKRSEFYR, from the exons ATGTCAACAATTCCCCCACCACAAGGCAACGGCCTTCCCTCACAGCCACCGGCTGGAGCAACAGCacccgctgccgccgcggcgccagcagcagccgatGCCGCGACAATGGAGGATCAAGCCGCGGCCGAcggcgcaacaacaacagcagcagcgggaggTGACGCGAcagccaacaccaccaccaccactacagcgcccgccgccgctaacGACGATCAACGACCAAACATGGACATCCCCTCGCTACCAGAACCCAAGCTTCCCACGCGCAAGGACGTCTCTCTCAAGGAGCTTCTGTCCAAGATGGATGAATACGCGCCTATC ATACCGGATGCAGTAACATCCTACTACATGACCCGCGCCGGCCTTCCTCCCCCGCCACAAACCGATCAACGTCTGGCCCGTCTGCTCGCCTTGGCAACACAAAAGTTTATTGCCGACATCGCCGCCGACGCCTACCAGTATTCCCGCATCAGGGCATCCAACACCAACGCGAACAACCCGATGGGCAGTCTGGGTGCCGCGGCGGGGTTCCCTATTCCTGGACAACCGACCAATCAGGCGGCGGGGGCGAAGGATCAGGGCAGAGGTGGACCGTTGGGTATCCAGAGGCCGGGgtacggtggtggtggacaggGTGGCAGCCAGAATAGGACGGTGCTGACGATGGAGGATTTGGGCATGGCGGCAGGGGAGTTTGGGGTTAATGTGAAGAGGAGCGAGTTTTATCGCTAG
- a CDS encoding anaphase-promoting complex subunit 10: MPPSSPYHHTRKRRRVLGELAGQDLNSPRPLTKRAPITLDQENVDEVHEGLYYGIYDIGEIFAVTNGTWAAPAQSARAQRIQEEQSDDEDFPSPVGDGPASDIELQDEDHDNSNNDLEGDDFHEGLDEGMQGADDRQGDEHNGVDEHGDEFGFDEDGNRIEPDEDHEETEQLQLSMFDPSAIGLREINNLAHFGVSSHKPGNGVEELLTEDLDKYWQSDGQQPHLLTIHFLRRVEIRAIRFYVDYNLDESYTPTNIVWYAGTGHHDLIEFADVKLTNPVGWQDVPIANCGGGPDGHSLCCWIVQAHIKENHQNGKDTHIRGIKIFAIDENTVGGAVAAGGDAIHEMGIRIDEEAERIEAAALANNNAEENDYDEASLLELLRHIDREAESAEAGSRSRYRPGEGGFSDLPDFMRDPVIR; this comes from the exons ATGCCTCCATCTTCGCCATACCACCACACGCGCAAGCGGCGACGAGTGTTGGGCGAGCTTGCTGGACAAGATCTGAACTCCCCCAGACCTCTTACCAAACGCGCTCCCATTACCCTGGACCAAGAAAACGTCGACGAGGTTCACGAAGGCCTCTACTACGGTATCTACGACATTGGGGAAATATTTGCAGTCACTAACGGTACCTGGGCTGCTCCAGCACAATCCGCGCGAGCTCAGCGCATACAGGAAGAGCAGTctgacgacgaggacttcCCTAGTCCTGTGGGTGACGGTCCGGCGAGTGACATTGAGCTCCAAGATGAGGATCATGATAACAGCAATAACGATCTTGAGGGCGATGACTTTCACGAGGGCTTGGACGAGGGCATGCAAGGGGCTGATGACCGCCAAGGGGACGAACACAACGGCGTCGACGAACATGGAGACGAATTTGGATTCGACGAGGACGGCAACAGAATTGAGCCTGATGAAGATCACGAGGAAACCGAGCAGCTCCAACTCTCAATGTTCGATCCCTCCGCCATTGGCCTCCGAGAGATCAACAATCTCGCCCACTTCGGCGTCTCCAGCCACAAGCCCGGAAATGGCGTCGAGGAGCTCCTTACAGAGGACCTCGACAAATACTGGCA ATCCGATGGCCAACAACCCCACCTCCTGACAATTCACTTCCTCCGCCGCGTCGAGATCCGGGCCATCAGATTCTACGTCGACTACAATCTCGACGAATCCTACACGCCCACCAACATTGTTTGGTACGCCGGCACCGGGCACCATGACCTCATCGAGTTCGCCGACGTCAAGCTCACCAACCCCGTGGGCTGGCAAGACGTGCCCATCGCCAACTGCGGCGGCGGTCCCGACGGCCACTCGCTCTGCTGCTGGATTGTCCAGGCTCACATCAAAGAGAATCACCAAAACGGCAAGGACACGCATATTCGCGGCATCAAGATTTTTGCTATTGATGAGAACACGGTCGGCGGTGCGGTGGCTGCTGGAGGTGACGCTATCCACGAGATGGGTATCAGAATTGATGAAGAGGCTGAGCGGATTGAGGCTGCAGCTCTGGCAAACAACAACGCAGAAGAAAACGACTACGACGAAGCAAGTCTGTTGGAGTTGCTGCGGCATATTGACCGTGAAGCTGAATCGGCGGAGGCGGGAAGCAGGAGTAGGTACCGGCCTGGTGAGGGAGGGTTTTCGGACCTTCCTGATTTTATGAGGGATCCGGTGATTCGCTGA
- a CDS encoding cytidylyltransferase: MPHDDDMLERSQSLLRSATSRRHLTDFFSRALSAFQSPSDSAQNFQVVCTAPPASSSNASCSAAGAHEAQGKPLHPQSPAPIPPTKRPHTLIVLDSSFNPPTLAHLRMATSAVRDTIKKKRRGEDAKDMSGLRLLLLLAVVNADKAPKPAAFDQRLAMMWAFAHDVQRALRGEADKSPVEVSPASGPGPKPEKSHIHDSSQLKAADEEQQKQGVPQVDISVDIGLTSKPYFHEKSRVIAESEFYKPPQEEGEEDTMEQVILVGFDTLIRIFNPKYYGPATQVTAHAQDQSRKGSPIQQALDPMFKRAKLRVTLRTDDEWGGKQEQVAYLESLLSEEGLAKIGGSKEWAERIELVEGRRDGEEIVSSTYARKAAEREEWGKLRRLVSPEVGKWIEGEKLYVVDVKPEAC, encoded by the coding sequence ATGCcccacgacgacgacatgctCGAACGCTCACAATCCCTCCTCCGCAGCGCCACCTCCCGCCGTCATCTAACCGACTTCTTCTCCCGCGCCCTCTCCGCGTTCCAATCCCCCTCCGACTCGGCGCAAAACTTTCAAGTTGTCTGCACAGCCCCTCCAGCAAGTAGCAGTAATGCTTCATGTTCCGCTGCTGGTGCCCACGAAGCACAAGGGAAACCCCTTCATCCCCAATCTCCAGCACCGATCCCACCGACGAAGCGACCGCACACCCTGATCGTGCTGGACTCGAGCTTCAATCCGCCTACGCTGGCACATCTGCGTATGGCTACCTCGGCAGTTCGAGATaccatcaagaagaagagaagaggagaagatgcAAAGGACATGAGCGGGTTAcgactccttctcctcctagCAGTCGTCAACGCCGACAAGGCGCCCAAGCCAGCGGCCTTTGACCAGCGACTAGCCATGATGTGGGCCTTTGCTCACGACGTACAACGGGCTCTAAGAGGAGAAGCGGACAAGAGTCCCGTCGAGGTGTCGCCAGCTTCCGGTCCGGGACCGAAACCGGAGAAGTCGCACATTCACGACAGTAGTCAATTAAAGGCGGCGGACGAAGAACAACAAAAGCAAGGAGTCCCACAAGTAGATATCAGCGTCGACATCGGTCTAACATCGAAACCTTACTTCCACGAAAAGAGCCGGGTGATAGCCGAGTCCGAGTTTTACAAACCACcacaagaagagggagaggaggatacAATGGAACAAGTCATCTTGGTAGGCTTCGACACGTTGATCCGTATCTTTAATCCAAAGTACTACGGCCCTGCCACGCAGGTCACGGCGCACGCGCAAGATCAAAGCCGGAAGGGGTCACCGATACAGCAGGCGCTCGATCCGATGTTCAAGCGGGCAAAGTTAAGGGTGACGCTGCGGACGGACGATGAGTGGGGAGGTAAGCAGGAACAAGTGGCGTATCTGGAGAGCTTGTTGAGTGAGGAAGGGCTGGCGAAGATTGGGGGGAGTAAGGAGTGGGCAGAGAGGATTGAGTTagtggaggggaggagggatggggaggagatTGTGAGTAGTACGTATGCGAGGAAGGcggcggagagggaggagtggGGGAAGTTGAGGAGGTTGGTGTCGCCTGAGGTTGGGAAGTGG
- a CDS encoding mitochondrial 37S ribosomal protein RSM19: protein MQPTRVLFKRSVWKGPHIVPLPIQRPEPGKKIAPIRTQARSATILPNFVGLKFQVHNGKDYIDLTVTEEMVGHKLGEFSATRKPFIWGKKK from the exons ATGCAGCCAACAAGGGTTCTTTTCAAGAGATCCGTGTGGAAGG GTCCGCACATTGTCCC TCTCCCCATCCAGCGCCCCGAGCCCGGCAAGAAGATCGCTCCCATCCGCACCCAGGCCCGGTCCGCCACCATCCTGCCCAACTTTGTCGGCCTCAAGTTCCAGGTACACAACGGCAAGGACTACATTGACTTGACTGTCACCGAGGAGATGGTGGGGCATAAGCTTGGAGAGTTTTCTGC TACACGCAAGCCCTTCATCTGGGGTAAGAAGAAATAG
- the set-9 gene encoding SET-9 has product MLSRPISNMNSWLKQSGAVGLDSLELADFPDTGRGVKTLRPFKEGEKILTIPAGILWTVKHAYADPLLGPALRSAQPPLSVEDTLATYILFVKSRESGYDGQRSHIAALPASYSSSILFAEDDLEACAGTSLYTITKQLEQSIEDDHRALVVRLFVQHPDLFPLDKFTVEDYKWALCTVWSRAMDFVLADGNSIRLLAPFADMLNHTSEVKQCHVYDPSSGTLSVFAGKDYEAGDQVFINYGPVPNSRLLRLYGFVIPGNPNDSYDLVLSTHPQAPFFEQKQKLWVSAGLDSTATIPLTLTDPLPKKVLRYLRIQRLDASGLAVIARQQTDATDGKISDSNEVEILRFLVESFNYLLDGFGTPLEKLEQQLAEGVYSPGGNAWAAAHVSLGEQRVLRLARKRAEELLSAVESGSGNVRNRCANCGKGSAQLSLCGRCKAVAYCGRACQVAHYKQHKARCQATASQGG; this is encoded by the exons ATGCTCTCTCGACCCATTTCGAACATGAACAGCTGGCTGAAACAATCTGGAGCGGTAGGCCTGGACAGCCTGGAGCTTGCCGACTTCCCAGACACCGGGCGCGGCGTCAAAACACTACGGCCTTTcaaggaaggagaaaagatTCTCACCATTCCAGCAGGCATTCTCTGGACGGTCAAACATGCATACGCTGATCCCCTTCTTGGACCAGCCCTGCGCTCTGCGCAACCGCCCTTGTCTGTCGAAGACACCTTGGCTACGTACATTCTCTTTGTGAAATCTCGCGAGTCGGGATACGATGGCCAGCGAAGCCATATAGCAGCGTTGCCTGCGAGCTACTCTTCAAGCATCCTCTTTGCGGAAGATGATTTGGAAGCTTGCGCTGGAACTTCCCTGTACACCATCACGAAGCAGCTGGAGCAATCCATCGAAGATGATCACAGGGCCTTAGTTGTGCGGTTGTTTGTACAGCATCCGGATCTTTTTCCACTGGACAAATTCACCGTGGAAGAT TACAAGTGGGCTCTTTGCACCGTGTGGAGTCGTGCGATGGACTTCGTCCTGGCCGATGGGAATTCGATTCGACTTTTGGCGCCCTTCGCGGACATGTTGAACCACACGTCCGAGGTCAAGCAGTGTCATGTCTACGATCCCTCATCTGGAACCCTCTCTGTTTTTGCAGGAAAAGATTACGAAGCCGGAGATCAGGTATTTATCAACTACGGACCAGTCCCGAATAGTCGCCTTTTACGTCTCTATGGCTTTGTCATTCCCGGTAATCCCAACGACAGCTACGACCTCGTTCTTTCAACGCACCCTCAGGCGCCATTTTTCGAACAAAAGCAGAAGCTCTGGGTATCGGCTGGACTTGATTCGACCGCTACCATTCCCCTCACTCTCACCGATCCGCTACCGAAAAAGGTCCTTCGATATCTCCGTATTCAGCGATTGGACGCTTCGGGTCTCGCTGTCATAGCGCGCCAGCAAACCGATGCTACAGATGGGAAAATCAGCGATTCGAACGAAGTAGAAATCCTGCGGTTCCTGGTGGAATCCTTTAATTATCTTCTAGATGGTTTCGGAACGCCGCTGGAAAAGCTGGAACAACAACTTGCGGAAGGTGTCTATTCTCCGGGAGGGAACGCATGGGCTGCGGCGCACGTTAGCTTGGGCGAACAGCGGGTGTTGAGATTGGCGAGAAAGAGAGCGGAGGAGTTGCTGTCGGCAGTGGAGAGCGGAAGTGGCAATGTGAGGAATCGATGCGCAAATTGCGGAAAGGGTTCTGCGCAGTTGAGTTTGTGCGGAAGGTGCAAAGCCGTTGCGTATTGTGGGCGGGCGTGCCAGGTCGCTCATTACAAACAGCACAAGGCAAGATGTCAAGCTACCGCGTCCCAGGGCGGTTGA